A window of the Microplitis mediator isolate UGA2020A chromosome 5, iyMicMedi2.1, whole genome shotgun sequence genome harbors these coding sequences:
- the LOC130667917 gene encoding outer dynein arm-docking complex subunit 4 — MGESSDDHLIIQVSNILKPTLQDNDFLQSFVRIGLDENSADIKKKSNITEQIRKESKEYMSETRAGGSDFQDSIVSRKKSEEGKKDFRPSRQFHKGSVQYEINKQKSKKVRRRKTSIARRQEEVYTDKDRAAAVNMGTRDIIQSLKIKRRQDRSKMMQIPEEAEPSAMLALGTREMRSGDLNVAISCINKALELSPNDKNALLARSKCYLLLGEPQKALDDAEAALNKRITESNNARAIYYKAEALYHLGDFELSLVFYYRGMKVRPEFDQFRLGVQKAKEAIQNILGDKNAPIKVHSQTGAEKSRQSRSERTLMKTTKIEKKTHIQSCEGEKKNQSQKQLSTDPVDQRNPVLPKKHGNNNINLLGQLNVDKKYLQELIKRPDIKTSNQQPAQNILKLAEEGIFFLINRQEFWRQQKTATQLMTNNKMLRL, encoded by the exons ATGGGTGAGTCAAGTGATGATCATTTAATCATCCAagtatcaaatattttaaagccAACTCTGCAAGACAATGATTTTCTCCAAAGCTTCGTACGGATTGGATTAGATGAAAATTCAGCAGATATCAAGAAGAAATCAAACATTACTGAACAAATAAGAAAAGAAAGTAAAGAATATATGAGTGAGACTCGAGCTGGTGGATCAGACTTTCAAGATTCGATTGTcagcagaaaaaaaagtgaagaAGGTAAAAAAGATTTTAGACCAAGTCGCCAATTTCACAAAGGTTCCGTTCagtatgaaattaataagcaGAAGAGTAAAAAAGTGCGTCGACGAAAAACAAGCATTGCCCGTAGACAAGAAGAAGTATACACAGATAAAGATCGTGCTGCGGCAGTTAATATGGGTACTCGTGATATTAttcaatcattaaaaataaaacgacgACAAGATCGTAGTAAGATGATGCAAATACCGGAAGAAGCTGAACCAAGTGCTATGCTTGCACTTGGTACTCGTGAAATGCGATCAGGCGATCTCAATGTTGCCATTAGCTGCATAAATAAG GCATTAGAACTCAGCCCGAATGATAAAAATGCATTATTGGCAAGAagtaaatgttatttattgcTTGGGGAGCCACAAAAAGCTCTCGATGATGCTGAAGCAGCgcttaataaaagaattacgGAATCGAATAATGCACGAGCAATTTATTACAAAGCTGAAGCGCTGTATCATCTTGGGGACTTTGAGCTGAGTCTTGTTTTTTACTATCGAGGCATGAAAGTCCGACCTGAGTTCGATCAGTTTCGATTAGGTGTACAAAAAGCCAAAGAAGCTATTCAAAACATTCTGGGTG ACAAAAATGCACCAATAAAAGTTCATTCTCAAACTGGGGCAGAAAAGAGTAGACAATCGCGATCTGAGAGGACGTTAATGAAGACTACGAAAATTGAGAAAAAGACTCATATTCAATCATGTgagggtgaaaaaaaaaatcaaagtcaAAAACAATTATCGACAGACCCTGTTGACCAACGAAATCCGGTTCTTCCCAAAAAACAtggcaataataatataaatcttCTTGGTCAACTCAATgtcgataaaaaatatcttcaagaattaataaaaaggcCAG ATATTAAGACTTCCAATCAACAGCCTGCTCAAAATATATTGAAGTTGGCAGAAGaagggatattttttttaataaatcgacAAGAATTTTGGCGTCAACAAAAAACAGCTACTCAATTAATGACGAATAATAAGATGCTTAGACTATAA